A single region of the Streptomyces sp. NBC_00236 genome encodes:
- a CDS encoding TetR/AcrR family transcriptional regulator has product MGRWEPNARGRLEQAAMELYGERGYEQTTVTEIAARAGLTERTFFRHYADKREVLFGGSALLQELLVDTLAEAPATAAPIDAVAAALRAAAAVFDERREQSQRRQKVVSANAELRERELVKLASLSAALAESLRTRGVSEPAASLAGDAGIAVFRVAFEGWIEGADDRPMGAYIEEALDGLKAMMAGGGA; this is encoded by the coding sequence ATGGGTCGATGGGAGCCGAACGCGCGGGGCCGCCTGGAGCAGGCGGCCATGGAGCTCTATGGCGAACGCGGTTACGAGCAGACGACCGTGACCGAGATCGCCGCACGGGCGGGGCTCACGGAGCGGACGTTCTTCCGGCACTACGCCGACAAGCGCGAGGTCCTGTTCGGAGGCTCCGCTCTGCTCCAGGAGCTTTTGGTGGACACCCTGGCCGAGGCGCCCGCGACGGCGGCACCGATCGACGCCGTGGCTGCGGCACTCCGGGCTGCCGCTGCCGTGTTCGACGAGCGCCGCGAACAGTCGCAGCGTCGCCAGAAGGTCGTCTCGGCCAACGCGGAACTGCGGGAACGTGAGCTGGTCAAGCTCGCCTCGCTGTCCGCGGCACTCGCCGAGTCCCTGCGGACCCGCGGCGTCTCGGAACCGGCCGCGAGTCTGGCGGGGGACGCGGGCATCGCCGTCTTCAGGGTCGCGTTCGAGGGCTGGATCGAGGGGGCCGACGACCGGCCCATGGGCGCGTACATCGAGGAGGCCCTCGACGGGCTCAAGGCCATGATGGCGGGCGGCGGGGCCTGA
- a CDS encoding SDR family oxidoreductase — MRVFMTGASGWIGSAVVPELIEAGHQVVGLARSDSSAEALVAAGAEVVRGDLDDISTLRDAAVGADGVIHLAFKHDIAFSGGFEGAAAADRLAVETFGEALAGSGKPFVIASGTLGLAPGRVATEEDGQSPDWPTPFAAARARLATAQLTVSLASRNVRSSVVRLPPTVHGEGDHGFMAALVGIARDKGVSGYVGDGSNRWPAVHRADAAHLVRLALEAAPAGSTLHAVGEEGVPIRDVADTIGRRLGLPVTSVPSEDADAHFGWLGGLVGVDGPASSALTRASFGWQPEQPGLIEDLDKGHYFDAPSA; from the coding sequence ATGCGTGTGTTCATGACCGGCGCGTCCGGCTGGATCGGTTCCGCCGTCGTTCCCGAGCTCATCGAGGCGGGCCATCAGGTCGTGGGGCTCGCCCGCTCGGACTCCTCGGCCGAGGCGCTCGTCGCCGCGGGAGCCGAGGTGGTGCGCGGGGACCTGGACGACATCAGCACCCTGCGCGACGCGGCTGTCGGCGCGGACGGCGTGATCCACCTCGCGTTCAAGCACGACATCGCCTTCTCGGGGGGCTTCGAGGGCGCCGCCGCCGCGGACCGACTGGCCGTCGAGACGTTCGGCGAGGCGCTCGCGGGTTCCGGCAAGCCGTTCGTCATCGCCTCAGGAACGCTCGGGCTCGCGCCGGGCCGGGTCGCCACCGAGGAGGACGGGCAGAGCCCCGACTGGCCGACACCCTTCGCGGCCGCGCGGGCACGGCTGGCCACGGCCCAACTGACCGTCTCCCTCGCCTCGCGCAACGTCCGCTCGTCCGTCGTACGCCTCCCCCCGACGGTGCACGGCGAAGGGGATCACGGCTTCATGGCGGCGCTGGTCGGCATCGCCCGCGACAAGGGGGTCTCCGGATACGTCGGCGACGGCTCCAACCGCTGGCCGGCCGTGCACCGTGCCGACGCCGCCCACCTCGTCCGCCTCGCGCTGGAGGCCGCCCCCGCGGGGTCGACGCTGCACGCGGTCGGCGAGGAGGGTGTCCCGATCCGCGATGTCGCCGACACCATCGGGCGCCGCCTCGGCCTCCCCGTCACCTCCGTCCCGTCCGAGGACGCGGACGCGCACTTCGGCTGGCTGGGCGGCCTCGTGGGGGTGGACGGCCCGGCCTCCAGCGCCCTGACCCGCGCCTCCTTCGGATGGCAGCCCGAACAGCCGGGGCTGATCGAGGACCTCGACAAGGGGCACTATTTCGACGCCCCGTCCGCGTGA
- a CDS encoding sensor histidine kinase, which yields MSPTPSLPRLKLIPPGWWVGAGWYAGVLLTFLVRMRLPGEYQPSVRPGVLFYRWDGLLTQMIAAALAAAGCVTLERRPLKAMALVLGAAAVATVSLSVGEIPLAQFLAADVALYFIAATRSRRTALAALLMAFGTLFGFLGVRLLAGWDVGTSAELVVALTAVVAWLLGGSAYESRRHGENLAARAAEQAVVEERLRIAREMHDMVAHSVGIIALQAGAAARVVHTRPDAAREAMSAVETAGRETLSGLRRLLGALREAEPGYEAALRPTEGLADVERLARTTTAAGVRVEVHWAGERRPLPPDIDLSAFRIIQESVTNVVRHAAADSCRVSVVYGSEELAIEVTDRGRGAGPAPEAGFGLVGIRERVALLHGEFVAASPPEGGFRVTARLPVPVPVAASAEDAA from the coding sequence ATGTCGCCAACACCCTCGCTGCCCCGACTCAAACTCATCCCGCCCGGCTGGTGGGTAGGGGCGGGCTGGTATGCGGGCGTGCTGCTCACCTTCCTCGTGCGGATGCGGCTGCCCGGGGAGTACCAGCCGTCCGTCCGCCCCGGGGTCCTCTTCTACCGGTGGGACGGTCTGCTGACCCAGATGATCGCCGCGGCCCTGGCGGCGGCGGGGTGCGTGACTCTGGAGCGGCGTCCGCTGAAGGCCATGGCGCTGGTGCTGGGCGCCGCCGCGGTCGCCACCGTCTCGCTGAGTGTGGGGGAGATACCGCTCGCCCAATTCCTGGCCGCCGACGTGGCGCTGTACTTCATCGCCGCCACCCGGTCGCGCCGGACCGCCCTCGCCGCCCTCCTGATGGCGTTCGGCACTCTCTTCGGCTTCCTCGGCGTCCGGCTGCTGGCCGGGTGGGACGTCGGCACATCGGCGGAGCTGGTCGTCGCGCTGACCGCGGTCGTCGCCTGGCTGCTGGGCGGCTCGGCGTACGAGTCGCGCCGGCACGGCGAGAACCTGGCCGCGCGGGCCGCCGAGCAGGCGGTCGTCGAGGAGCGGTTGCGGATCGCCCGCGAGATGCACGACATGGTCGCGCACAGCGTCGGCATCATCGCCCTCCAGGCGGGCGCGGCGGCCCGCGTCGTGCACACCCGGCCGGACGCCGCCCGGGAGGCGATGAGCGCGGTGGAGACCGCGGGCCGGGAAACGCTGTCGGGGCTGCGCCGGCTGCTGGGCGCGCTGCGGGAGGCCGAGCCCGGGTACGAGGCGGCGCTGCGTCCCACGGAGGGCCTCGCCGATGTCGAACGGCTGGCGAGGACCACGACCGCGGCCGGCGTCCGGGTCGAGGTGCACTGGGCCGGCGAACGGCGTCCGCTGCCGCCGGACATCGACCTCTCCGCGTTCCGCATCATCCAGGAGTCGGTGACCAACGTGGTCCGCCATGCCGCGGCCGATTCCTGCCGGGTGTCGGTCGTGTACGGCTCGGAGGAGCTCGCCATCGAGGTGACCGACCGCGGCCGGGGCGCGGGCCCCGCCCCCGAAGCGGGGTTCGGCCTCGTCGGCATACGGGAGCGGGTCGCCCTGCTGCACGGCGAGTTCGTCGCGGCCTCGCCCCCGGAGGGCGGCTTCCGGGTGACGGCCCGGCTGCCCGTGCCCGTGCCCGTCGCGGCGTCCGCCGAGGACGCGGCATGA
- a CDS encoding response regulator transcription factor gives MSDAAPGAAPPIRVVLADDQPLVRTALRMVMAETTDLDVVGEAGTGDEAVRLTAELAPDVVVMDIRMPGLNGIEATERIAASPATAHVLVLTTFDDDDYVYGALRAGAAGFLVKDMALEDILAAVRVVAAGDALLAPGVTRRLIKEFAGRPATAPPSRPLTAITDREREVLVLVGSGLSNAEIAERLVISIATAKTYLTRLLAKLDARDRVQLVIIAYEAGLVSTAR, from the coding sequence ATGAGCGACGCGGCCCCCGGCGCTGCGCCACCGATCCGCGTGGTGCTCGCCGACGACCAGCCACTCGTACGTACCGCGCTGCGCATGGTCATGGCCGAGACCACCGACCTCGACGTCGTGGGCGAGGCCGGAACGGGCGACGAGGCGGTCCGGCTGACCGCCGAACTGGCCCCCGACGTCGTGGTGATGGACATCCGGATGCCGGGCCTCAACGGCATCGAGGCCACCGAGCGGATCGCCGCGAGCCCTGCAACGGCCCATGTGCTGGTCCTGACCACGTTCGACGACGACGACTACGTGTACGGCGCCCTGCGCGCCGGGGCGGCCGGATTCCTGGTCAAGGACATGGCGTTGGAGGACATTCTGGCGGCGGTCCGGGTGGTGGCGGCCGGCGACGCGCTGCTCGCACCGGGCGTGACCCGGCGGCTGATCAAGGAGTTCGCGGGCCGGCCCGCCACCGCCCCGCCGTCCCGTCCGCTCACGGCGATCACCGACCGGGAGCGCGAGGTGCTGGTGCTGGTCGGCAGCGGGCTGTCCAACGCGGAGATCGCCGAGCGGCTCGTCATCAGCATCGCCACGGCCAAGACGTATCTGACCCGGCTGCTGGCCAAGCTCGACGCGAGGGACCGGGTGCAGCTCGTCATCATCGCGTACGAGGCGGGGCTCGTCTCGACGGCCCGGTGA
- a CDS encoding sensor histidine kinase, with protein sequence MNEDEMPVGIGRPPTNTKQAGTKLLWIGIWLAFMSAPVKDLADGNHTPWATALGTLGLLVFVGSYLVLVFRHTSKALDPFRVRAALAFLGALAVLLSLTFGTPWLVLFVYVSVSVGATLPMRTARWLIPAVTLVLVAIGLTGEHPREIITALVFPALLGGFAMSGVRQMIRTTIQLREARATVAQLAANEERLRLARDLHDLLGHSLSLITLKSELAGRMLPDNPEQAAAQVADIEQVSRQALVDVRSAVTGYRRPTLPGELAGARTALAAAGVTADIPAEAPQDLPEDLPEKAEEVLAWALREAVTNVVRHSGAGRCTVALAPRQTLDGRVLELTVSDDGRGASGATRGNGLTGMAERLATVDGTLTTRATDPRSGKGFTTVLSVPLESGLGSGE encoded by the coding sequence ATGAACGAGGACGAGATGCCCGTGGGTATCGGGCGCCCGCCCACGAACACCAAGCAGGCCGGGACCAAGCTCCTGTGGATCGGCATCTGGCTGGCCTTCATGAGCGCGCCGGTCAAGGACCTCGCCGACGGCAACCACACACCGTGGGCGACCGCGCTCGGCACCCTCGGTCTGCTGGTCTTCGTCGGCAGCTATCTCGTCCTGGTCTTCCGCCACACCTCGAAGGCGCTGGACCCCTTCCGGGTCCGCGCCGCCCTCGCCTTCCTCGGCGCCCTCGCCGTCCTGCTCTCCCTGACGTTCGGCACGCCCTGGCTCGTCCTGTTCGTGTACGTGTCGGTGTCCGTCGGCGCCACCCTGCCGATGCGGACCGCCCGTTGGCTGATCCCCGCCGTCACCCTCGTCCTGGTGGCGATCGGCCTGACCGGCGAGCACCCCCGCGAGATCATCACCGCCCTGGTCTTCCCCGCACTCCTCGGCGGCTTCGCGATGTCCGGCGTACGGCAGATGATCCGCACCACGATCCAGCTCCGCGAGGCCCGCGCCACCGTCGCCCAGCTCGCCGCCAACGAGGAACGGCTGCGCCTGGCCCGCGATCTGCACGACCTCCTCGGCCACTCCCTCTCCCTGATCACCCTCAAGAGCGAACTGGCCGGACGGATGCTCCCCGACAATCCGGAACAGGCGGCCGCGCAGGTCGCCGACATCGAACAGGTCAGCCGCCAGGCCCTCGTGGACGTACGCAGCGCCGTCACCGGCTACCGCAGGCCGACGCTCCCCGGCGAACTGGCCGGGGCCAGGACCGCCCTCGCCGCCGCCGGGGTCACCGCCGACATTCCGGCCGAAGCTCCCCAGGACCTCCCCGAGGACCTCCCGGAGAAGGCGGAGGAGGTGCTCGCCTGGGCGCTGCGGGAAGCCGTCACCAACGTCGTGCGCCACAGTGGCGCCGGGCGTTGCACGGTCGCCCTCGCCCCGCGCCAGACCCTCGACGGACGCGTCCTCGAACTCACCGTCTCCGACGACGGCCGCGGCGCCTCCGGCGCGACGCGGGGCAACGGCCTCACGGGCATGGCCGAGCGCCTCGCCACGGTCGACGGGACGCTCACCACCCGGGCCACCGACCCCCGTTCGGGCAAAGGCTTCACCACGGTCCTCAGCGTTCCCCTCGAATCCGGCCTAGGATCCGGGGAATGA
- a CDS encoding response regulator transcription factor: MSMIRLLLAEDQSMVREALAALLGLEPDIEVVAQVARGDEVLAAAREHYVDVALLDIEMPGMTGIEATAELRRDLPGVKVVVVTTFGRPGYLRRAMESGADAFLVKDAPASQLAEAVRKVLAGERVIDPTLAAAALADGASPLTERERDVLRTAADGSTNAEIAAALHLSQGTVRNYLSMAIQKMAARNRAEAVRMAREKGWL, from the coding sequence ATGAGCATGATCAGACTCCTCCTCGCCGAGGACCAGTCCATGGTGCGCGAGGCCCTCGCGGCACTCCTCGGCCTGGAACCCGACATCGAGGTGGTCGCCCAGGTCGCCCGCGGCGACGAGGTACTGGCCGCGGCCAGGGAACACTACGTCGATGTGGCCCTGCTCGACATCGAGATGCCCGGCATGACGGGCATCGAGGCGACGGCGGAACTGCGCCGCGACCTCCCCGGCGTCAAGGTCGTCGTCGTCACCACCTTCGGCCGCCCCGGATATCTGCGCCGGGCGATGGAGTCGGGCGCGGACGCCTTCCTGGTGAAGGACGCACCCGCATCCCAACTCGCCGAAGCCGTACGCAAGGTGCTCGCCGGGGAACGCGTCATCGACCCCACCCTCGCGGCCGCCGCCCTCGCCGACGGCGCCAGCCCGCTGACCGAACGCGAACGCGATGTGCTGCGCACCGCCGCGGACGGCTCGACCAACGCGGAGATCGCCGCGGCGCTGCACCTGTCCCAGGGCACGGTGCGCAATTACCTCTCCATGGCGATCCAGAAGATGGCGGCGCGCAACCGGGCGGAGGCGGTCCGGATGGCACGGGAGAAGGGCTGGCTGTAA
- a CDS encoding alpha-amylase — protein sequence MSSRVARATLAGLLAAAGITVLAPWASQATPPGEKTVTATLFEWKYDAVAQACTDSLGPAGYGYVEVSPASEHIQGDQWWTSYQPVSYRIAGRLGDRDAFASMVESCHSAGVKVVADAVINHMSSGSGTGTGGTAYTKYGYPGYFQDQDFHGCRKDISNYGDRNDVQTCELVGLADLDTGSDAVRTTIAAYLSDLRGLGVDGFRIDAAKHMSADDVAAIKGKMADPGFWVTEVIHGGGEAVQPDEYTGVGDVDEFRYGGHLKSAFQGGGITGLKNIADGKLASGSARTFVDNWDTERNGSTLTYKDGATYTLANVFMLASPYGSPNVYSGYEWSDKDAGPPNGGAAACGSGGWTCTHARTAIAGMVGFHNATAGAELTDWWDNGSSAIAFGRGDKGFVALNNGDGELQQTFATSLPAGTYCNVAQASPDACDGNTVQVGEDGTVTATVPAKGALALHG from the coding sequence TTGAGTTCCCGCGTCGCTCGCGCGACACTGGCCGGCCTGCTCGCAGCCGCCGGTATCACCGTCCTCGCCCCCTGGGCCTCCCAGGCGACCCCGCCGGGCGAGAAGACCGTCACCGCCACGCTGTTCGAGTGGAAGTACGACGCGGTGGCCCAGGCCTGTACGGACTCCCTGGGCCCGGCCGGCTACGGCTACGTGGAGGTCTCGCCCGCCTCCGAACACATCCAGGGTGACCAGTGGTGGACCTCGTACCAGCCGGTCAGCTACAGGATCGCCGGGCGCCTCGGTGACCGCGACGCCTTCGCCTCGATGGTGGAGAGCTGTCACTCCGCCGGGGTGAAGGTCGTCGCCGACGCCGTCATCAACCACATGTCGTCCGGCTCCGGTACCGGGACGGGCGGCACCGCGTACACGAAGTACGGCTACCCCGGGTACTTCCAGGACCAGGACTTCCACGGCTGCCGCAAGGACATCAGCAACTACGGCGACCGCAACGACGTCCAGACCTGCGAACTGGTCGGCCTGGCCGACCTCGACACCGGCAGCGACGCCGTCCGTACGACGATCGCCGCCTACCTCTCGGACCTGCGCGGTCTGGGGGTGGACGGCTTCCGCATCGACGCCGCCAAGCACATGTCCGCCGACGACGTCGCCGCGATCAAGGGCAAGATGGCCGACCCGGGCTTCTGGGTCACCGAGGTCATCCACGGCGGTGGTGAGGCGGTGCAGCCCGACGAGTACACCGGCGTGGGCGACGTGGACGAGTTCCGGTACGGCGGCCACCTCAAGAGCGCCTTTCAGGGAGGCGGCATCACCGGTCTGAAGAACATCGCCGACGGCAAACTGGCGAGCGGCAGCGCCCGTACGTTCGTCGACAACTGGGACACCGAGCGCAACGGGTCGACACTGACGTACAAGGACGGTGCGACCTACACCCTGGCCAACGTCTTCATGCTGGCCTCGCCCTACGGCTCCCCGAACGTCTACTCCGGCTACGAGTGGTCGGACAAGGACGCGGGCCCGCCGAACGGCGGCGCGGCTGCGTGCGGCAGCGGTGGCTGGACGTGTACGCACGCGCGGACGGCCATCGCCGGCATGGTCGGCTTCCACAACGCCACGGCGGGCGCGGAGTTGACCGACTGGTGGGACAACGGCTCGTCGGCGATCGCCTTCGGCCGCGGCGACAAGGGCTTCGTGGCCCTCAACAACGGTGATGGCGAGCTTCAGCAGACGTTCGCCACGTCCCTCCCGGCGGGCACGTACTGCAACGTGGCGCAGGCCTCCCCGGATGCCTGCGACGGCAATACGGTGCAGGTCGGCGAAGACGGCACGGTCACGGCGACGGTTCCGGCGAAGGGCGCGCTGGCGCTGCACGGCTGA
- a CDS encoding ABC transporter ATP-binding protein: MIEVNGLTKRYGAATAVKDLTFTVRPGEVTGFLGPNGAGKTTTLRMLLGLVEPTAGTATLQGRRFRDHPRGLRHVGALLDAGDVHGGRTARAHLAMLARSNSIPRARVDDVLTEVGLTDVARRRIGGFSLGMRQRLGIATALLGDPPVLLFDEPLNGLDPEGVLWVRGLFRRLAAEGRTVFVSSHLMTEMESTADRLVVIGRGELIAAESLTTFAARGTRLSVTVRTPDAVALTPLLTAEGAEVVPDGDRLSVTGLTAARIGELSLQHRVLLHELTTIGASLEEAFMELTADSVEYLSGEPR, translated from the coding sequence GTGATCGAAGTCAACGGACTGACCAAGCGATACGGCGCCGCCACCGCCGTCAAGGACCTCACGTTCACCGTTCGGCCGGGCGAGGTCACCGGCTTCCTCGGACCCAACGGGGCCGGCAAGACCACCACGTTGCGCATGCTGCTGGGCCTGGTCGAGCCGACCGCCGGAACGGCCACCCTCCAGGGCAGACGGTTCCGCGACCACCCGCGCGGACTGCGTCACGTCGGCGCTCTCCTCGACGCGGGCGACGTCCACGGCGGCCGCACCGCCCGCGCCCACCTCGCGATGCTGGCCCGCAGCAACAGCATCCCGCGCGCCCGGGTCGACGACGTGCTCACGGAAGTGGGCCTGACCGACGTGGCCCGCCGCCGCATCGGTGGCTTCTCGCTCGGGATGCGCCAACGCCTCGGCATCGCGACCGCGTTGCTCGGCGACCCGCCGGTGCTCCTCTTCGACGAGCCGCTCAACGGGCTCGACCCGGAGGGTGTGCTGTGGGTGCGCGGCCTCTTCCGCCGGCTCGCCGCCGAGGGGCGCACGGTGTTCGTCTCCAGCCATCTGATGACCGAGATGGAGAGCACCGCCGACCGGCTCGTGGTCATCGGCCGCGGTGAACTCATCGCAGCCGAGAGCCTGACCACCTTCGCCGCCCGCGGCACCCGGTTGAGCGTGACCGTACGCACCCCCGACGCCGTCGCGCTGACCCCGCTGCTCACCGCCGAGGGCGCCGAGGTGGTCCCGGACGGTGACCGCCTCTCGGTCACCGGCCTGACCGCCGCCCGGATCGGTGAGCTCTCCCTCCAGCACCGCGTCCTTCTCCATGAACTCACCACCATCGGGGCCTCGTTGGAGGAAGCGTTCATGGAACTCACCGCAGACAGCGTCGAATACCTCTCAGGAGAGCCCCGATGA
- a CDS encoding ABC transporter permease subunit, protein MTVATTAPAARVAHDGPRSRFGDLLAAEWLKMWSLRSTPWMYAITALAVIGFNAGTAYDQYKYWYQYDEHGRESFIANGSPLMDAFTGNAAMVLVLALAAIGAVSITGEYGSGLIRTTFTAVPARRQVMAAKALVLAAVTTVFGALVALASFASTQAILSARDASVSLDHPGAVRVVVASALLAPVAALAGLAIGSVIRHTGGSVVGCVVVLLLLPMVLSDRRHLTAVLQHTLPFSAWQRLSVSGFQQAPELYPWTAGGAWAVYALWALAACAVAVVAADRRDQ, encoded by the coding sequence ATGACCGTGGCGACGACCGCCCCCGCAGCCCGTGTGGCGCACGACGGACCCCGCAGCCGCTTCGGTGACCTGCTGGCCGCCGAGTGGCTCAAGATGTGGTCGCTGCGCTCGACACCCTGGATGTACGCGATCACCGCACTGGCCGTCATCGGGTTCAACGCCGGTACGGCGTACGACCAGTACAAGTACTGGTACCAGTACGACGAGCACGGCCGCGAGTCCTTCATCGCCAACGGCTCGCCGCTCATGGACGCCTTCACCGGGAACGCCGCCATGGTGCTCGTGCTGGCCCTAGCCGCCATCGGCGCCGTATCGATCACCGGTGAGTACGGCAGCGGCCTGATCCGTACCACGTTCACGGCCGTGCCGGCCCGCCGTCAGGTGATGGCGGCCAAGGCGCTCGTCCTCGCCGCGGTCACCACCGTCTTCGGCGCCCTGGTCGCCCTGGCCTCGTTCGCCTCGACCCAGGCGATCCTGTCCGCCCGGGACGCCTCGGTCTCCCTCGACCACCCGGGCGCCGTGCGCGTGGTGGTGGCCTCCGCACTGCTCGCCCCGGTGGCCGCGCTCGCCGGCCTGGCGATCGGCTCGGTGATCCGCCATACCGGAGGGTCCGTCGTCGGGTGCGTGGTGGTGCTGCTCCTGCTCCCGATGGTCCTCAGCGACCGCCGCCACCTCACGGCGGTGCTCCAGCACACGCTGCCCTTCAGCGCGTGGCAGCGGCTGTCGGTCTCGGGCTTCCAGCAAGCGCCCGAGCTCTACCCGTGGACGGCCGGCGGAGCCTGGGCGGTCTACGCCCTGTGGGCGCTGGCGGCGTGCGCGGTGGCCGTGGTCGCGGCGGACCGCCGCGACCAGTGA